In a single window of the Streptomyces sp. NBC_00285 genome:
- a CDS encoding diaminobutyrate--2-oxoglutarate transaminase family protein — protein MAVTETAPGEAMTGHTSVEHPSATRAAHEGILRRQSARESAARTYARALPIVPVRARGLTIEGADGRRYLDCLSGAGTLALGHNHPVVLEAIRKVLDSGAPLHVLDLATPVKDAFTTELFRTLPPGLADHARVQFCGPAGTDAVEAAFTLVRAATGRNGLLAFAGAYHGMTSGALEASGDALDVRVARLPYPQEYRCPFRIGGRLGAELSARWTESVLDDPKSGVPLPAGMILEPVQGEGGVLPAPDEWMRRIRQITADRSIPLIVDEVQTGVGRTGAFWAVDHSGITPDVMVLSKAIGGSLPLAVVVYRDDLDVWEPGAHAGTFRGNQLAMAAGTATMAYVRENALTERAATLGARMLDQLRGLGRDFTVIGDVRGRGLMIGVEMVEPEGRGPARTGESGESGGAGGSDGSGELGSPVGLGGAGVVEAAVMRGTAPSPRPASPELAAAVQRECLRRGLIVELGGRHASVVRLLPPLTITDEQATAVLDRLADAVAAVARGGGPGGGPGGGSGGASGGGSCGGR, from the coding sequence ATGGCCGTGACCGAGACCGCGCCCGGGGAGGCCATGACGGGACACACATCCGTCGAGCATCCATCGGCCACCCGCGCCGCCCACGAGGGGATCCTGCGGCGCCAGTCGGCCCGTGAGTCGGCGGCCCGCACTTACGCCCGAGCCCTCCCGATCGTCCCCGTCCGCGCACGCGGGCTGACCATCGAGGGCGCCGACGGACGCCGCTACCTGGACTGCCTCTCGGGTGCGGGCACCCTGGCCCTGGGACACAACCACCCCGTCGTCCTCGAAGCGATCCGCAAGGTCCTCGACTCGGGCGCGCCTCTGCACGTCCTCGACCTCGCCACCCCGGTCAAGGACGCCTTCACCACCGAACTGTTCCGCACCCTGCCACCCGGTCTCGCCGACCACGCACGCGTGCAGTTCTGCGGGCCGGCCGGCACGGACGCGGTGGAGGCCGCCTTCACACTGGTACGGGCCGCGACCGGCCGCAACGGACTGCTTGCCTTCGCCGGCGCCTACCACGGGATGACCTCCGGAGCACTTGAAGCATCCGGCGACGCCCTTGACGTACGGGTTGCCCGGCTGCCCTATCCACAGGAGTACCGCTGCCCCTTCCGCATCGGCGGCCGGCTCGGCGCCGAACTCTCCGCTCGCTGGACCGAATCCGTCCTCGACGATCCCAAGTCCGGCGTACCGCTGCCCGCCGGGATGATCCTCGAACCCGTGCAGGGCGAGGGCGGGGTCCTGCCGGCCCCGGACGAATGGATGCGGCGCATCCGGCAGATCACGGCGGACCGCTCGATCCCGCTGATCGTCGACGAGGTCCAGACGGGAGTCGGCCGCACCGGCGCCTTCTGGGCCGTGGACCACAGCGGCATCACCCCCGACGTGATGGTCCTCTCCAAGGCCATCGGCGGCAGCCTGCCCCTCGCCGTCGTGGTCTACCGCGACGATCTCGACGTCTGGGAGCCCGGCGCCCACGCCGGTACCTTCCGCGGCAACCAACTCGCCATGGCCGCGGGTACGGCCACCATGGCCTACGTCCGCGAGAACGCCCTCACCGAACGTGCGGCCACACTCGGCGCACGCATGCTGGACCAACTGCGCGGGCTGGGCCGGGACTTCACTGTGATCGGTGATGTGCGAGGGCGGGGCTTGATGATCGGCGTGGAGATGGTGGAGCCGGAGGGGCGGGGCCCCGCCAGGACCGGTGAGTCCGGTGAGTCCGGTGGGGCTGGTGGGAGTGACGGCTCTGGTGAGTTGGGAAGCCCGGTGGGGCTGGGGGGTGCTGGTGTTGTGGAGGCCGCGGTGATGAGGGGCACTGCCCCCTCGCCTCGCCCTGCTTCTCCGGAGCTTGCCGCCGCCGTCCAGCGGGAGTGCCTGCGGCGGGGACTGATCGTCGAACTCGGTGGCCGTCACGCGAGCGTTGTGCGCCTCCTCCCGCCCTTGACCATCACCGACGAACAGGCGACCGCTGTCCTCGACCGGCTCGCCGACGCCGTGGCAGCGGTGGCCCGTGGCGGTGGTCCTGGTGGTGGTCCTGGTGGTGGTTCGGGTGGTGCTTCTGGCGGTGGTTCCTGTGGCGGGAGGTGA
- a CDS encoding IucA/IucC family protein, translating to MNTTPAAEGRASTHPSNFSGTVPSSQRLPRPHHTPSQGGPPEQERLSSVTADLLDHPDPHTVAEAATVENLLRCWVREAGFPAPDNGTLRIPLPASGITLLVPVRYWSPTGWHRFGLPRLAGAPEQAPSADAVTVAALLTRESAVASTATSGTELTARVADSVRRTATFVRERRKYPDDGPDLFLTAEQALVLGHPLHPAPKSREGLSEAEGASYSPELRGSFPLHWLAVDPSLLAADSAWTERGRPVTAAQLTRRLAGPDLQLPDGHTALPLHPWQLREVRHRPETAPLFDAGLLRDLGAHGSSWHPTSSVRTVHRSGAPAMLKLSLGLRITNSRRENLRKELHRGVEVHRLLRAGLSTEWQAVHPAFDIVRDPAWLAVDVPDGNPAPGLDVMIRHNPFLLSSDASCIAGLVSPRPQARLGATAGRPETDRPETNRVDADRQATDRANSNPLVWRSRLSEVVGRLTARTGRPRGAVAAEWFLRYLEQVVRPVLWLDGEAGIALEAHQQNTLVLLDADGWPVGGRYRDNQGYYFRESRRAELEARLPGIGEHSDTFVSDEVSDERFAYYLAINNVLGLIGAFGSQRLADERLLLAAFRRFLGDAASGPTRLRTTLPGRLLDSPVLRCKANLLTRVHGLDELVGPVDTQSVYVTIANPLHI from the coding sequence TTGAACACCACCCCCGCCGCCGAGGGCCGCGCCTCCACACACCCGAGCAACTTCTCCGGCACCGTCCCCTCTTCGCAGCGACTCCCTCGACCCCACCACACCCCGTCCCAGGGTGGCCCGCCTGAACAGGAGCGCTTGAGTAGCGTCACCGCCGACCTCCTGGATCACCCCGATCCGCACACCGTGGCCGAAGCTGCGACCGTGGAGAACCTGCTGCGCTGCTGGGTCCGCGAAGCCGGCTTCCCTGCGCCCGACAACGGCACCCTCCGCATCCCCCTCCCCGCGAGCGGCATCACCCTTCTCGTCCCCGTCCGCTACTGGTCCCCGACGGGGTGGCACCGCTTCGGCCTCCCTCGTCTCGCCGGTGCCCCGGAGCAGGCCCCGTCGGCCGACGCGGTCACCGTCGCAGCGCTGCTGACCCGTGAGTCAGCGGTGGCGTCCACTGCCACCTCGGGCACCGAACTCACTGCCCGCGTCGCCGACTCCGTCCGCCGCACTGCCACCTTCGTCCGCGAACGCCGCAAGTACCCCGACGACGGCCCGGATCTCTTCCTGACCGCCGAGCAGGCACTCGTCCTCGGCCACCCGCTGCACCCGGCCCCGAAGAGCCGCGAAGGCCTCTCCGAAGCCGAAGGTGCTTCCTACTCACCCGAGTTGCGAGGCTCCTTTCCTCTGCACTGGCTCGCAGTCGATCCCTCCCTCCTCGCCGCGGACTCGGCCTGGACCGAACGTGGTCGACCCGTCACCGCCGCTCAGCTCACCCGGCGCCTGGCCGGACCCGACCTGCAATTGCCCGACGGCCACACCGCTCTGCCGCTGCATCCCTGGCAGCTCCGGGAGGTCCGGCACCGCCCCGAAACCGCCCCGCTGTTCGATGCCGGGCTGCTCCGGGACCTCGGTGCCCATGGCTCCTCGTGGCATCCGACCTCCTCCGTCCGCACGGTCCATCGCTCCGGTGCCCCTGCCATGCTCAAACTCTCGCTGGGCCTGCGCATCACCAATTCCCGCCGTGAGAACCTCCGCAAAGAGCTACACCGTGGTGTCGAGGTGCACCGGCTCCTGCGGGCGGGTCTGTCCACGGAGTGGCAGGCGGTCCACCCCGCATTCGACATCGTCCGCGACCCTGCTTGGCTTGCCGTCGACGTGCCGGACGGCAACCCCGCACCGGGTCTCGACGTGATGATCCGGCACAACCCGTTCCTCCTGTCGAGCGACGCCTCCTGCATCGCCGGTCTGGTGTCTCCCCGTCCCCAAGCCCGCCTTGGTGCCACTGCTGGTCGCCCGGAAACGGACCGCCCAGAAACAAACCGTGTGGACGCGGACCGTCAGGCCACGGACCGGGCGAACTCGAATCCCCTGGTCTGGCGGTCCCGGCTCTCCGAGGTCGTCGGGCGTCTCACCGCCCGGACTGGCCGCCCGCGGGGAGCCGTCGCCGCCGAGTGGTTCCTGCGCTATCTCGAACAGGTCGTCCGCCCGGTGCTGTGGCTCGACGGGGAGGCCGGGATCGCGCTGGAAGCGCACCAGCAGAACACCTTGGTCCTGCTGGACGCCGACGGCTGGCCCGTAGGCGGTCGCTATCGCGACAACCAGGGCTACTACTTCCGCGAGTCCCGACGCGCGGAGCTGGAGGCCCGGCTGCCCGGTATCGGCGAGCACAGCGACACCTTCGTCTCCGACGAGGTCTCTGACGAGCGCTTCGCCTACTACCTGGCGATCAACAACGTCCTCGGCCTCATCGGAGCCTTCGGCTCCCAGCGTCTGGCCGACGAACGGCTGCTGCTCGCAGCCTTCCGTCGCTTTCTCGGCGATGCGGCCTCCGGGCCCACCCGACTGCGCACCACCCTCCCCGGCCGTCTGCTCGACTCGCCCGTCCTGCGCTGCAAGGCCAATCTGCTGACCCGCGTCCACGGCCTGGACGAACTCGTCGGCCCGGTCGACACCCAGTCCGTCTACGTCACCATCGCCAACCCCCTTCACATCTGA
- a CDS encoding GNAT family N-acetyltransferase — MSPTDARADAHSTPFADVGIRTGTSPDRTADSQARGTGRGSYNEDTLDLRLPEDLLALVKTDGPGPGPGSGGSGFQSWGVGTAPPGSLDPTDGDLLDGIVDWGPITTPAGAFQLVPVTVERDVPLVCRWMNDPVVTRFWELAGPQHVTENHLRPQLAGDGRSMPCLGVLEGNPMSYWEIYRADLDPLARHYPARPHDTGIHLLIGTGTDRGRGLGSTLVKAVADLVLDKRPACARVVAEPDLRNILSIAAFLSAGFRLSAEVDLPDKRAALLVRDRSLRDLI; from the coding sequence GTGTCTCCCACCGACGCGCGTGCAGACGCCCATTCCACCCCCTTCGCCGACGTCGGCATCCGAACCGGTACCTCTCCGGACCGCACAGCGGACAGCCAGGCCCGGGGTACCGGTCGCGGCTCCTACAACGAGGACACCCTGGACCTGCGTCTGCCCGAGGATCTCCTCGCACTCGTCAAGACCGACGGCCCAGGCCCAGGTCCAGGTTCAGGAGGAAGCGGGTTCCAGAGCTGGGGCGTCGGCACCGCCCCGCCCGGCTCGCTCGACCCGACCGACGGTGACCTCCTCGACGGCATCGTCGACTGGGGACCGATCACCACCCCGGCAGGCGCGTTCCAACTCGTGCCCGTAACCGTCGAGCGGGATGTGCCACTCGTCTGCCGTTGGATGAACGACCCTGTCGTCACCAGGTTCTGGGAGCTGGCCGGGCCCCAGCACGTGACGGAGAACCATCTGCGACCCCAGCTCGCCGGGGACGGCCGCAGCATGCCCTGCCTCGGAGTGCTGGAGGGCAACCCGATGAGCTACTGGGAGATCTACCGGGCAGACCTCGATCCGTTGGCCCGCCACTATCCGGCCAGACCGCACGACACCGGTATCCACCTCCTCATCGGTACCGGCACCGATCGCGGGCGCGGTCTCGGCAGCACCCTTGTGAAAGCTGTCGCCGATCTCGTCCTCGACAAGCGACCGGCCTGTGCCCGCGTCGTCGCGGAGCCCGACCTTCGCAACATCCTGTCCATCGCCGCCTTTCTGAGCGCAGGTTTCCGTCTCTCCGCCGAGGTGGACCTGCCCGACAAGCGGGCGGCCCTCTTGGTCCGAGACCGGTCTCTGCGCGATCTGATATAG
- a CDS encoding ATP-dependent DNA helicase produces the protein MTKPSLPELLHAAVTAVGGAERPGQVTMAESVADAIDDSSHLLVQAGTGTGKSLGYLVPALAHGERVVVATATLALQRQLVERDLPRTVEALHPLLRRRPEFAMLKGRSNYLCLHRLHEGVPQDEEEGLFDQFEAAAPTSKLGQDLLRLRDWSQDTETGDRDDLTPGVSDRAWAQISVSSRECLGATKCAYGAECFAEMARERAKLAEVVVTNHALLAIDAIEGAPVLPQHEVLIVDEAHELVSRVTGVATGELTPGQVNRAVRRAAKLVNEKAADQLQTAAEGFERLMELALPGRLEEIPEDLGYALMALRDAARTVISAIGATRDKSVQDEDAVRKQALASVESVHDVAERITNGSEWDVVWYERHDRFGASLRVAPMSVSGLLREKLFADRSVVLTSATLKLGGDFNGVGASLGLAPEGTEGEDLPKWKGLDVGSPFDYPRQGILYVAKHLSRPARDGDRVDMLDELTELIQAAGGRTLGLFSSMKAAQLAAEELRSRIPEFPILLQGEETLGELIKNFAADPKTCLFGTLSLWQGVDVPGPSCQLVVMDKIPFPRPDDPLMSARQKAVEEAGGNGFMAVAATHAALLMAQGAGRLVRATGDRGVVAVLDQRLATARYGSYLKASLPDFWYTTDRNQVRRSLTAIDAAAKSIEAADLVAEAEKAQAETE, from the coding sequence ATGACGAAGCCCTCACTCCCCGAACTCCTGCATGCTGCCGTCACTGCCGTCGGCGGTGCGGAGCGCCCCGGCCAGGTGACCATGGCCGAATCCGTTGCGGACGCGATCGACGACAGTTCCCACCTGCTCGTGCAGGCCGGCACCGGTACCGGAAAGTCGCTGGGCTATCTCGTGCCCGCGCTTGCACACGGGGAGCGGGTCGTCGTCGCGACGGCGACCCTGGCCCTCCAGAGACAGCTGGTAGAGCGCGACCTGCCGCGCACGGTCGAGGCGCTGCACCCGCTGCTGCGCCGCCGCCCGGAGTTCGCGATGCTCAAGGGCCGGTCGAACTACCTGTGTCTGCACCGGCTTCACGAGGGTGTGCCGCAGGACGAGGAGGAGGGACTCTTCGACCAGTTCGAGGCGGCTGCCCCCACCAGCAAGTTGGGCCAGGATCTGCTCCGGCTGCGGGACTGGTCGCAGGACACCGAGACCGGTGACCGTGACGACCTCACGCCGGGCGTGTCCGACCGAGCCTGGGCGCAGATCTCCGTGTCCTCCCGCGAGTGTCTGGGCGCCACGAAGTGCGCCTACGGCGCCGAGTGCTTCGCCGAGATGGCCCGCGAGCGCGCCAAGCTCGCCGAGGTCGTCGTCACCAATCACGCGCTGCTTGCGATCGACGCCATCGAAGGTGCGCCGGTCCTGCCGCAGCACGAGGTATTGATCGTCGACGAGGCGCACGAGCTGGTCTCCCGGGTCACCGGCGTCGCCACCGGTGAACTCACTCCCGGCCAGGTCAACCGGGCGGTCCGCCGCGCCGCGAAACTTGTCAACGAGAAGGCCGCCGACCAGCTCCAGACAGCCGCCGAGGGCTTCGAACGGCTGATGGAACTCGCCCTGCCCGGTCGACTCGAGGAGATCCCGGAGGACCTCGGGTATGCGCTCATGGCGCTGCGCGATGCCGCCCGCACGGTCATCTCCGCGATCGGCGCGACCCGCGACAAGTCGGTCCAGGACGAGGACGCGGTCCGCAAACAGGCCCTGGCCTCCGTGGAGTCGGTGCACGACGTGGCGGAGCGGATCACGAACGGCTCGGAGTGGGACGTCGTCTGGTACGAACGGCATGACCGTTTCGGAGCCTCCTTGCGGGTGGCTCCCATGTCGGTCTCAGGTCTGCTGCGGGAGAAGTTGTTCGCGGACCGCTCAGTGGTCCTCACCTCGGCGACGTTGAAGCTGGGCGGCGACTTCAACGGCGTGGGCGCGTCCCTGGGTCTCGCCCCGGAGGGGACCGAGGGCGAGGACCTGCCGAAGTGGAAGGGGCTCGACGTGGGTTCGCCCTTCGACTACCCCAGGCAGGGCATCCTCTACGTCGCCAAGCATCTGTCGCGCCCTGCGCGCGACGGCGACCGCGTGGACATGCTCGACGAACTGACCGAGCTCATCCAGGCGGCCGGCGGTCGAACCCTGGGCTTGTTCTCGTCCATGAAGGCCGCCCAGTTGGCCGCGGAGGAACTGCGGTCCCGCATTCCGGAGTTCCCGATCCTCCTCCAGGGCGAGGAGACCCTCGGTGAGCTGATCAAGAACTTCGCGGCCGACCCTAAGACCTGTCTCTTCGGCACGCTGTCGCTCTGGCAGGGCGTCGACGTCCCCGGCCCCAGCTGTCAGCTGGTCGTCATGGACAAGATCCCGTTCCCGCGCCCCGACGACCCTCTGATGAGCGCTCGTCAGAAGGCGGTGGAAGAGGCGGGCGGCAACGGCTTCATGGCGGTCGCGGCCACCCACGCCGCCCTGCTGATGGCCCAGGGCGCAGGCCGCCTGGTCCGCGCCACGGGAGACCGTGGCGTCGTCGCCGTACTGGACCAGCGGCTGGCCACCGCGCGATACGGCAGCTATCTGAAGGCGTCCCTGCCGGACTTCTGGTACACCACGGACCGTAACCAGGTCCGCAGGTCGCTCACGGCGATCGATGCCGCGGCGAAGTCGATCGAGGCGGCGGACCTTGTGGCCGAAGCCGAGAAGGCGCAGGCGGAAACAGAATGA
- the lexA gene encoding transcriptional repressor LexA, protein MTTTADSATITAQDRSQGRLEPVHAMNEAANPEGQKRSLPGRPPGIRADSSGLTDRQRRVIEVIRDSVQRRGYPPSMREIGQAVGLSSTSSVAHQLMALERKGFLRRDPHRPRAYEVRGSDQGTSAQPTDTAGKPAASYVPLVGRIAAGGPILAEESVEDVFPLPRQLVGDGELFVLKVVGDSMIEAAICDGDWVTVRRQPVAENGDIVAAMLDGEATVKRFKREDGHVWLLPHNSAYEPIPGDDATILGKVVAVLRRI, encoded by the coding sequence GTGACCACGACCGCAGACAGTGCCACCATCACTGCCCAGGACCGTTCCCAGGGCCGACTCGAGCCGGTGCATGCGATGAATGAAGCCGCGAATCCCGAGGGACAAAAGCGCTCCCTGCCGGGGCGGCCTCCAGGCATCCGTGCAGACAGCTCGGGACTCACCGACCGGCAGCGACGGGTGATCGAGGTCATCAGGGACTCCGTGCAGCGGCGCGGCTACCCGCCGTCCATGCGGGAGATCGGCCAGGCAGTGGGCCTGTCCAGCACCTCCTCGGTCGCACACCAGCTGATGGCACTGGAACGCAAGGGCTTCCTGCGCCGCGACCCGCATCGCCCACGCGCGTACGAGGTGCGCGGCTCCGACCAGGGCACGTCGGCGCAGCCCACGGACACCGCGGGCAAGCCCGCCGCGTCGTACGTCCCGCTGGTCGGCCGGATCGCCGCCGGTGGACCGATCCTCGCCGAGGAATCCGTCGAGGACGTGTTCCCCCTTCCCCGTCAGCTCGTCGGCGATGGTGAGCTGTTCGTCCTCAAGGTGGTCGGTGACTCGATGATCGAGGCCGCGATCTGCGACGGCGACTGGGTCACCGTCCGCCGCCAGCCCGTCGCCGAGAACGGCGACATCGTGGCCGCGATGCTCGACGGCGAGGCCACCGTCAAGCGCTTCAAGCGCGAGGACGGCCACGTCTGGCTCCTCCCCCACAACTCCGCGTACGAGCCCATCCCCGGCGACGACGCGACCATCCTCGGCAAGGTAGTGGCAGTACTGCGGCGCATCTGA
- the nrdR gene encoding transcriptional regulator NrdR encodes MHCPFCRHPDSRVVDSRTTDDGTSIRRRRQCPDCSRRFTTVETCSLMVVKRSGVTEPFSRTKVINGVRKACQGRPVTEDALAQLGQRVEEAVRATGSAELTTHDVGLAILGPLQELDLVAYLRFASVYRAFDSLEDFEAAITELRDETGPPTADDEDRGEAVDGEEAVGGSQEDDRGPGGTVQVPVPARAAD; translated from the coding sequence ATGCACTGCCCCTTCTGCAGGCACCCCGACAGCCGTGTCGTCGACAGTCGTACGACCGACGACGGCACGTCGATTCGCAGGCGCCGCCAGTGCCCGGACTGCTCCCGTCGTTTCACGACCGTGGAGACGTGCTCGCTGATGGTGGTCAAGCGGTCCGGAGTCACCGAGCCGTTCAGCCGTACCAAGGTCATCAACGGTGTGCGCAAGGCATGCCAGGGGCGACCTGTCACCGAGGACGCGCTCGCGCAGCTCGGCCAGCGGGTCGAGGAGGCGGTGCGGGCCACCGGGAGCGCCGAGTTGACCACCCATGACGTGGGGCTGGCCATACTCGGCCCGCTGCAAGAGCTCGATCTCGTCGCGTATCTGCGATTCGCCTCCGTCTACCGGGCGTTCGACTCGCTCGAGGACTTCGAGGCCGCGATCACGGAACTGAGGGACGAGACGGGACCCCCCACCGCGGACGACGAGGACCGCGGAGAGGCTGTGGACGGCGAAGAGGCCGTCGGGGGGAGCCAAGAAGACGATCGCGGGCCCGGAGGGACTGTTCAGGTCCCCGTGCCCGCCCGCGCCGCCGACTGA
- a CDS encoding vitamin B12-dependent ribonucleotide reductase: MTETASGPARSSRAKTTKATKGLRIERIHTTPGVHPYDEVVWERRDVVMTNWRDGSVNFEQRGVEFPGFWSVNAVNIVTSKYFRGAVGTPQREVSLKQLIDRIVKTYRKAGEDYKYFASPADAEIFEHELAYALLHQIFSFNSPVWFNVGTPQPQQVSACFILAVDDSMESILDWYKEEGMIFKGGSGAGLNLSRIRSSKELLSSGGNASGPVSFMRGADASAGTIKSGGATRRAAKMVILDVDHPDIEDFIETKVKEEEKIRALRDAGFDMDLGGDDITSVQYQNANNSVRVNDTFMKAVETGAKFGLTSRMTGEVIEEVEAKTLFRKMAEAAWACADPGIQYDDTINHWHTCPESGRINGSNPCSEYMHLDNTSCNLASLNLMKFLKDDSKGHQSFEVERFAKVVELVITAMDISICFADFPTQKIGENTRAFRQLGIGYANLGALLMATGHAYDSDGGRALAGSITSLMTGTSYKRSAELAAVVGAYDGYARNAQPHLRVMKQHADENTKAVRIDDLDSPIWAAATEAWQDVVRLGEKNGFRNAQASVIAPTGTIGLAMSCDTTGLEPDLALVKFKKLVGGGSMQIVNGTVPQALRRLGYQEEQIEAVVAHIAENGNVIDAPGLKHEHYEVFDCAMGERSISAMGHVRMMAAIQPWISGALSKTVNLPETATVEDVEEVYFEAWKMGVKALAIYRDNCKVGQPLSAKTKEKEKTAVTAKAEETIRSAVEKVVEYRPVRKRLPKGRPGITTSFTVGGAEGYMTANSYPDDGLGEVFLKMSKQGSTLAGMMDAFSIAVSVGLQYGVPLETYVSKFTNMRFEPAGMTDDPDVRMAQSIVDYIFRRLALDFLPFETRSALGIHSAEERQRHLETGSYEPTEEEVDVEGLAQSAPRTQELKAVVTPKVEVVAAEPAPKQVHTSAELVEMQLGIQADAPLCFSCGTKMQRAGSCYICEGCGSTSGCS, translated from the coding sequence ATGACAGAGACGGCGAGCGGTCCGGCACGGAGTTCCCGCGCCAAGACCACGAAGGCGACCAAGGGCCTGCGTATCGAGCGCATCCACACCACCCCCGGCGTGCATCCGTACGACGAGGTGGTCTGGGAGCGCCGTGACGTCGTCATGACCAACTGGCGCGACGGCTCGGTCAACTTCGAGCAGCGCGGCGTCGAGTTCCCCGGCTTCTGGTCGGTGAACGCGGTCAACATCGTCACCAGCAAGTACTTCCGCGGTGCCGTCGGCACCCCCCAGCGCGAGGTGAGCCTCAAGCAGCTCATCGACCGCATCGTGAAGACGTACCGGAAGGCCGGCGAGGACTACAAGTACTTCGCCTCGCCCGCCGACGCGGAGATCTTCGAGCACGAACTGGCGTACGCCCTCCTGCACCAGATCTTCAGCTTCAACAGCCCCGTGTGGTTCAACGTGGGTACGCCCCAGCCGCAGCAGGTCTCGGCCTGCTTCATCCTGGCCGTCGACGACTCCATGGAGTCGATCCTCGACTGGTACAAGGAAGAGGGCATGATCTTCAAGGGCGGCTCCGGCGCCGGCCTGAACCTCTCCCGCATCCGCTCCTCCAAGGAGCTGCTGTCCTCGGGCGGTAACGCCTCCGGTCCGGTCTCCTTCATGCGTGGTGCCGACGCCTCCGCAGGAACGATCAAGTCGGGTGGCGCCACGCGTCGCGCCGCCAAGATGGTCATCCTCGACGTCGACCACCCCGACATCGAGGACTTCATCGAGACCAAGGTGAAGGAGGAGGAGAAGATCCGCGCCCTGCGTGACGCGGGCTTCGACATGGACCTGGGCGGCGACGACATCACGTCCGTCCAGTACCAGAACGCCAACAACTCGGTCCGCGTGAACGACACGTTCATGAAGGCCGTGGAGACGGGCGCCAAGTTCGGCCTGACGTCCCGCATGACCGGCGAGGTCATCGAGGAGGTCGAGGCCAAGACCCTGTTCCGCAAGATGGCCGAGGCCGCCTGGGCCTGCGCCGACCCGGGCATTCAGTACGACGACACCATCAACCACTGGCACACCTGCCCGGAGTCCGGCCGCATCAACGGCTCGAACCCGTGCAGCGAGTACATGCACCTGGACAACACGTCCTGCAACCTCGCCTCGCTGAACCTGATGAAGTTCCTCAAGGACGACAGCAAGGGCCACCAGTCCTTCGAGGTCGAGCGCTTCGCGAAGGTCGTCGAACTCGTCATCACCGCGATGGACATCTCCATCTGCTTCGCGGACTTCCCGACCCAGAAGATCGGCGAGAACACGCGCGCGTTCCGCCAGCTCGGCATCGGCTACGCCAACCTCGGCGCCCTGCTGATGGCGACCGGCCACGCGTACGACTCGGACGGCGGCCGCGCCCTGGCCGGCTCCATCACCTCCCTGATGACCGGCACGTCGTACAAGCGTTCCGCCGAACTCGCCGCTGTCGTCGGCGCGTACGACGGCTACGCGCGCAACGCGCAGCCGCACCTGCGCGTCATGAAGCAGCACGCTGACGAGAACACCAAGGCCGTCCGCATCGACGACCTGGACTCGCCGATCTGGGCCGCCGCCACGGAGGCCTGGCAGGACGTGGTCCGCCTCGGTGAGAAGAACGGCTTCCGCAACGCGCAGGCGTCGGTCATCGCCCCGACCGGCACCATCGGTCTCGCGATGTCCTGCGACACCACCGGTCTTGAGCCCGACCTGGCACTGGTCAAGTTCAAGAAGCTGGTCGGCGGCGGCTCGATGCAGATCGTCAACGGCACGGTTCCGCAGGCCCTGCGCCGCCTGGGCTACCAGGAGGAGCAGATCGAGGCGGTCGTCGCCCACATCGCCGAGAACGGCAACGTGATCGACGCCCCCGGCCTCAAGCACGAGCACTACGAGGTGTTCGACTGCGCCATGGGCGAGCGCTCCATCTCCGCGATGGGCCACGTCCGCATGATGGCCGCCATCCAGCCGTGGATCTCCGGAGCCCTGTCCAAGACGGTCAACCTGCCGGAGACGGCGACGGTCGAGGACGTCGAAGAGGTCTACTTCGAGGCATGGAAGATGGGCGTCAAGGCGCTCGCCATCTACCGTGACAACTGCAAGGTCGGCCAGCCTCTCTCCGCCAAGACCAAGGAGAAGGAGAAGACCGCGGTCACGGCGAAGGCCGAGGAGACGATCCGTAGCGCGGTCGAGAAGGTCGTCGAGTACCGTCCGGTCCGCAAGCGCCTCCCCAAGGGCCGTCCCGGCATCACGACGTCCTTCACGGTCGGCGGCGCCGAGGGCTACATGACGGCCAACTCCTACCCGGACGACGGTCTCGGCGAGGTCTTCCTGAAGATGTCCAAGCAGGGCTCCACCCTCGCGGGCATGATGGACGCTTTCTCCATCGCCGTCTCGGTGGGCCTGCAGTACGGCGTGCCGCTGGAGACGTACGTCTCGAAGTTCACCAACATGCGCTTCGAGCCGGCCGGTATGACGGATGACCCGGACGTGCGGATGGCGCAGTCGATCGTCGACTACATCTTCCGCCGCCTGGCGCTGGACTTCCTTCCCTTCGAGACGCGCTCCGCGCTCGGCATCCACTCCGCCGAAGAGCGTCAGCGCCACCTTGAGACCGGCTCCTACGAGCCGACCGAGGAGGAGGTCGACGTCGAGGGGCTGGCCCAGTCGGCGCCGCGCACCCAGGAGCTGAAGGCCGTCGTCACCCCGAAGGTTGAGGTCGTGGCGGCCGAACCGGCTCCGAAGCAGGTCCACACCAGCGCTGAGCTGGTGGAGATGCAGTTGGGCATCCAGGCCGACGCCCCGCTGTGCTTCTCGTGCGGTACGAAGATGCAGCGGGCCGGTTCCTGCTACATCTGCGAGGGCTGCGGCTCGACCAGTGGTTGCAGCTGA